A window of the Parabacteroides merdae ATCC 43184 genome harbors these coding sequences:
- a CDS encoding FecR family protein — protein MEFNYALLVKYLIGSLSSEEMEEVMRWRDLSAENETVFSEVLRLRLSWNTAKYADNERIDMALEKVNARINRARRYRIARSLLKYAAVILLLVSFSAVGWNYFKPETYMTIALGDSEGVKKVTLDDGSIVWLRGNSVLKIPQSFSAVNRTVSLQGEAFFDIAKNANSLFIVATDYVKVEVHGTSFHVNVNAGNKSVETVLVRGCISLHALNGKKILEMNPGERVAYSWDENTCFTDHVDVNVCAVWRFNQLVFENTTLREIANQLSIKYNVNVNIESSRLAQRRFRCVINEDERLPDVLEQLCYLAPITYRIESSEIYISEKQTKK, from the coding sequence ATGGAGTTTAATTACGCACTTTTAGTAAAATATTTGATTGGCAGCCTTTCCTCGGAAGAAATGGAAGAAGTGATGAGGTGGCGTGATTTGTCGGCTGAGAATGAAACTGTTTTTTCTGAAGTGTTACGTTTGCGTCTTTCGTGGAATACAGCAAAGTATGCGGATAACGAGCGGATAGATATGGCTTTGGAAAAGGTAAATGCCCGGATTAACCGGGCAAGGCGTTACCGGATTGCCCGGTCTTTGTTGAAATATGCAGCTGTTATCTTGCTGCTTGTTTCGTTTTCAGCTGTCGGATGGAATTATTTTAAGCCGGAAACTTATATGACTATCGCTTTAGGAGATAGTGAAGGCGTAAAAAAAGTAACGCTGGATGATGGTTCGATAGTTTGGTTAAGGGGAAATTCCGTATTGAAAATACCGCAGTCATTCAGTGCCGTCAACCGGACGGTCTCCTTGCAAGGAGAAGCATTCTTTGACATCGCAAAGAATGCTAATTCACTATTTATCGTTGCTACCGATTATGTGAAAGTAGAGGTACATGGAACTTCTTTTCATGTTAATGTTAATGCTGGAAATAAGTCTGTAGAAACCGTTTTAGTAAGAGGATGTATCAGCTTGCATGCCTTGAACGGAAAGAAAATCTTAGAAATGAATCCGGGAGAACGTGTTGCCTATTCCTGGGATGAAAATACCTGTTTTACGGATCATGTCGATGTGAATGTCTGTGCTGTATGGCGGTTTAACCAACTGGTTTTTGAGAATACTACACTTCGTGAAATCGCCAATCAATTATCAATCAAATATAATGTAAATGTAAACATCGAGTCGTCGAGGCTGGCTCAACGCAGGTTTCGTTGCGTGATCAATGAAGACGAGCGCTTGCCGGATGTTTTGGAGCAGCTTTGCTATTTGGCGCCGATTACCTATCGAATTGAGAGTTCCGAAATTTATATATCTGAAAAACAAACAAAAAAATGA
- a CDS encoding RNA polymerase sigma-70 factor, protein MFDISLLYELKKGNREAFNGVFRYYYPRIMAYTASMVEQKAAEDIVQDVFLYVWENREKLYVSDGFHSYLFQSAYTRCLDYFKKNLSIEKYHSHTYEKYLEDYQNLLKGDDSVIEELSVKDFYRHLYELLEHLPAQRREVFILTYIKGLTAKEVAEQTQMPQRTVESHLYLALRFLKGHMSRNDYYMLCAVFLSHGTYA, encoded by the coding sequence ATGTTCGATATTTCTTTATTGTATGAACTGAAGAAAGGGAATAGAGAAGCCTTTAATGGTGTTTTCCGTTACTATTATCCCCGGATAATGGCTTATACTGCTTCTATGGTTGAGCAAAAAGCAGCGGAGGATATTGTTCAGGATGTTTTTCTGTATGTTTGGGAAAATCGTGAAAAGCTATATGTCAGTGATGGTTTCCATTCTTATCTTTTTCAATCCGCTTATACTCGTTGTCTGGACTATTTCAAGAAAAACCTCTCGATTGAAAAATACCATTCTCATACTTACGAGAAGTATTTGGAAGATTATCAAAATCTATTGAAAGGTGATGATTCTGTTATAGAGGAGCTTTCCGTTAAGGATTTTTATCGCCATTTGTATGAATTACTGGAGCACCTGCCAGCGCAGCGTCGTGAAGTTTTCATCCTTACTTATATAAAAGGGCTGACGGCTAAAGAAGTTGCGGAGCAGACCCAGATGCCGCAACGTACGGTGGAGAGTCATTTGTATTTGGCGCTCCGGTTTTTAAAGGGACATATGTCCAGAAATGATTATTATATGCTTTGTGCCGTTTTTCTTTCGCATGGCACATACGCTTGA
- a CDS encoding RNA recognition motif domain-containing protein, whose amino-acid sequence MNIYIGNLNYRVRESDLQQVLEEYGTVESVKLIIDRDTRRSKGFAFAELPNENEARNAIEELNGAEYEGRQMVVKEATPRR is encoded by the coding sequence ATGAATATTTACATTGGTAACCTGAACTATCGGGTTAGAGAATCAGACTTACAACAGGTTTTGGAAGAGTACGGTACGGTTGAATCAGTTAAATTGATCATTGACCGCGATACTCGTCGTTCTAAAGGCTTTGCTTTTGCAGAACTTCCTAACGAAAACGAAGCAAGAAACGCTATCGAAGAATTAAACGGCGCTGAATACGAAGGTCGCCAGATGGTTGTAAAAGAAGCAACACCGAGACGCTAA
- a CDS encoding inositol-3-phosphate synthase produces MEKIEVKEAKGKLGILVVGVGGAVATTMITGTLAARKGLAKPIGSISQLATMRLENGEEKAIKDIVPLTDLNDIVFGGWDIFPDNAYEAALYAEVLKEKDLNGVKDELEAIKPMPAAFDHNWAKRLNGTHIKQAATRWDMVEQLRQDIREFKAANNCERIAVLWAASTEIYIPLSDEHMSLAALEKAMKDNNTEAVSPSMCYAYAAIAEGAPFIMGAPNLCVDTPAMWEFSKKMNVPISGKDFKSGQTLMKTVLAPMFKTRMLGVSGWFSTNILGNRDGEVLDDPANFKTKEVSKLSVIDNIFEPEKFPDLYGDVYHKVRINYYPPRKDNKEAWDNIDIFGWMGYPMEIKVNFLCRDSILAAPIALDLVLFSDLALRAGMYGIQTWLSFFCKSPMHDFEHQPVHDLFQQWRMVKQTLRDMIGEKAPNYLD; encoded by the coding sequence ATGGAAAAAATCGAAGTTAAAGAAGCCAAAGGAAAACTTGGTATTCTGGTTGTTGGGGTAGGCGGTGCAGTTGCGACTACCATGATTACAGGTACGTTGGCTGCACGTAAAGGATTGGCTAAGCCTATCGGCTCAATCTCACAGTTAGCTACAATGCGTTTAGAAAACGGAGAAGAAAAAGCGATCAAAGATATTGTTCCTCTGACCGACCTGAATGACATCGTTTTCGGCGGATGGGATATTTTCCCTGATAATGCATACGAAGCGGCCCTATACGCAGAAGTCTTGAAAGAAAAAGACCTGAACGGCGTAAAAGACGAATTGGAGGCAATCAAACCGATGCCGGCCGCATTCGACCATAACTGGGCAAAACGTCTGAACGGCACACACATCAAACAGGCCGCTACCCGTTGGGACATGGTTGAACAGCTCCGCCAGGATATCCGTGAATTCAAGGCAGCCAACAACTGTGAACGTATCGCCGTTCTATGGGCTGCAAGTACGGAAATCTATATTCCGCTGTCTGACGAGCACATGTCGCTTGCCGCTTTGGAAAAAGCAATGAAGGACAACAATACGGAAGCCGTTTCTCCAAGTATGTGCTACGCTTATGCCGCTATAGCAGAAGGTGCTCCGTTCATCATGGGTGCTCCTAACCTGTGTGTAGACACTCCCGCCATGTGGGAATTCTCTAAAAAGATGAATGTGCCTATCTCCGGTAAGGACTTCAAGAGCGGACAGACTTTAATGAAGACAGTACTGGCTCCGATGTTCAAAACCCGTATGTTAGGTGTAAGCGGCTGGTTCTCTACCAATATCTTAGGAAACCGTGACGGCGAGGTATTGGACGATCCTGCAAACTTCAAGACAAAAGAGGTCAGCAAGCTATCTGTCATTGACAACATCTTCGAACCCGAAAAATTCCCGGACCTGTATGGAGACGTATATCATAAGGTACGCATCAATTACTATCCTCCCCGCAAGGACAATAAAGAAGCATGGGACAATATCGACATCTTCGGCTGGATGGGTTACCCGATGGAAATCAAGGTAAACTTCCTTTGCCGCGACTCCATCCTAGCTGCCCCTATCGCACTCGACCTGGTGTTGTTCAGCGATCTGGCCCTGCGTGCCGGTATGTATGGTATCCAGACTTGGTTGTCTTTCTTCTGCAAGAGTCCGATGCACGACTTCGAACATCAGCCCGTACATGACCTCTTCCAGCAATGGAGAATGGTTAAGCAGACGTTGCGCGATATGATCGGAGAAAAAGCCCCTAATTATTTGGACTAA
- a CDS encoding phosphatidylglycerophosphatase A family protein has translation MKRVPLIHIIIATGFGSGFSPFAPGTAGALLATLIWLALSCAVSPTLLLIITALLIGIFTIAGIRSANAVEPIWGEDPSRVVVDEMVGVWIPLLAAPAGNLWYALAAFALFRLFDIFKPLGIRKMEYLKGGVGVMMDDILAGIYSLILLIVARWLIG, from the coding sequence ATGAAAAGAGTTCCACTAATTCATATTATTATTGCAACAGGCTTTGGTTCCGGTTTTTCTCCGTTTGCTCCGGGAACGGCGGGAGCCTTGTTAGCTACGCTGATCTGGCTTGCATTGTCGTGCGCCGTATCTCCTACTCTACTTCTTATTATAACCGCGTTATTGATCGGTATTTTTACGATTGCCGGTATCCGTTCGGCAAACGCAGTCGAACCTATTTGGGGAGAAGACCCTTCGCGGGTAGTAGTAGACGAAATGGTAGGTGTCTGGATTCCGCTTTTGGCAGCACCGGCCGGTAACTTGTGGTATGCTCTGGCAGCATTCGCGCTATTCCGCCTGTTCGATATTTTCAAGCCATTGGGTATACGCAAAATGGAATATCTCAAGGGAGGAGTCGGAGTAATGATGGATGATATTTTGGCTGGAATATATAGCCTCATCCTGCTAATAGTTGCAAGATGGTTGATTGGATAA
- a CDS encoding GtrA family protein gives MVDWIKKSARAFSEKGGIFMFIRAQFSSQVASTTDFLVTILLVKLFGVYYVYATFTGSVCGGIVNCIINYKWTFKSKECKKRHVIVKYLLVWIGSILLNTWGIYFMTETISRNPWVQETLKHYIDDLFVFSKIVVSLLVGFLWNYNMQRIFVYKNCRIRDRFQKANSK, from the coding sequence ATGGTTGATTGGATAAAGAAAAGTGCAAGAGCGTTTTCGGAGAAAGGCGGGATATTCATGTTTATACGAGCCCAATTTTCTTCACAAGTCGCCAGTACGACAGACTTTCTGGTCACAATCTTGTTGGTTAAATTATTTGGAGTTTATTACGTGTATGCAACCTTCACCGGTTCTGTCTGCGGCGGAATCGTAAATTGCATCATCAATTACAAATGGACATTCAAATCCAAAGAATGCAAGAAACGACATGTAATAGTCAAATATCTGCTAGTCTGGATTGGTAGTATCTTATTGAATACCTGGGGAATTTACTTCATGACGGAAACGATCAGCCGGAATCCCTGGGTCCAGGAGACACTGAAACATTATATTGATGACTTGTTCGTATTTTCCAAGATAGTAGTCTCACTGCTTGTCGGATTTCTTTGGAACTATAATATGCAACGTATCTTTGTCTACAAGAACTGTAGGATCAGGGACCGTTTTCAGAAAGCGAACTCAAAATAA
- a CDS encoding CDP-alcohol phosphatidyltransferase family protein: MKFKVFRDWLQQMIYKIINPIVHGMIKIGITPNFITTTGLILNIVAACIFLYAGMKGERGDFYYIGWGGGIILFAGLFDMMDGQVARIGKMSSTFGALYDSVLDRYSELTVFFGICFYLINQGYVISSIVAFIALIGSLMVSYVRARAEGLGLECKVGFMQRPERVVLTGLGALCCGIFAPMMENNEIFEPIMIFVIPLLIVAIFSNITAFARLNHCRKLLSSKDNE; encoded by the coding sequence ATGAAATTCAAAGTTTTTAGAGATTGGTTGCAACAGATGATCTACAAGATCATCAACCCGATCGTACATGGAATGATTAAAATTGGGATCACTCCCAATTTTATTACGACAACAGGATTAATCCTGAATATTGTGGCTGCTTGCATATTCCTTTATGCCGGAATGAAAGGAGAACGAGGTGATTTCTACTATATCGGCTGGGGTGGCGGCATCATCTTGTTTGCCGGACTGTTCGACATGATGGACGGACAGGTTGCGCGTATCGGCAAAATGAGTTCCACATTCGGAGCCTTGTACGATTCGGTACTGGACCGCTACAGCGAACTGACGGTTTTCTTCGGGATATGTTTCTACCTGATCAATCAGGGATATGTCATCAGTTCGATCGTCGCTTTCATTGCTTTGATCGGCTCATTAATGGTAAGCTATGTCCGCGCCCGTGCCGAAGGATTGGGACTTGAATGCAAAGTCGGTTTCATGCAACGTCCCGAACGCGTAGTGTTGACCGGATTAGGGGCTCTCTGCTGCGGTATCTTTGCACCCATGATGGAAAACAACGAGATATTCGAACCGATCATGATATTCGTCATTCCTTTGCTGATCGTTGCGATATTCTCCAACATCACGGCATTCGCACGCCTGAATCATTGTCGTAAACTATTGAGCAGCAAAGATAACGAATGA
- a CDS encoding phosphatase PAP2 family protein: MKGTIVLPSKKEAGTVIGLTALFLLLTAVCIGLRPEHVFMVGLYLLLFFAGKTTRKLAVALLPFALFGISYDWMRVFPNYEANSIDVENLYNLEKSLFGINDNGNILIPCEYFAIHNCRIADILAGIFYLCWVPVPIAFGLWLYLKGYRNLYLHFSMVFLFVNLIGFAGYYLHPAAPPWYAINYGFEPILDTPGNVAGLGRFDTLTGLSIFDSIYGRNANVFAAVPSLHAAYMVVALCYAIVNKCNKFVIILFAIIMAGIWGTAVYTSHHYIIDVTLGICCALLGILLFEKGLMKTGWFKNFFNRYYNYIK; this comes from the coding sequence ATGAAAGGAACAATTGTACTCCCGTCAAAGAAGGAGGCAGGGACTGTTATCGGCTTGACAGCGCTGTTTCTTTTGCTGACAGCCGTATGTATCGGATTACGCCCGGAGCATGTGTTCATGGTTGGGCTTTACCTCCTCCTCTTCTTCGCTGGCAAGACAACCCGTAAATTAGCTGTTGCCTTATTGCCATTCGCTCTTTTCGGCATTTCATACGACTGGATGCGTGTTTTCCCAAATTACGAGGCTAACTCGATTGACGTGGAAAACCTATATAATCTGGAAAAAAGCTTGTTCGGTATAAATGATAATGGGAATATCCTAATTCCTTGTGAATATTTCGCGATCCATAATTGCCGGATTGCGGACATCCTTGCAGGTATATTTTATCTCTGCTGGGTTCCTGTTCCGATAGCTTTCGGATTGTGGCTCTATCTCAAGGGATACCGTAATTTGTACCTCCATTTCTCGATGGTATTCCTGTTCGTCAACCTGATTGGCTTTGCCGGATACTATCTCCATCCGGCAGCACCACCTTGGTATGCAATCAATTATGGTTTTGAACCGATACTCGACACACCGGGCAATGTTGCCGGTCTCGGCAGGTTCGACACATTGACCGGCCTTTCTATCTTCGATTCCATCTATGGCCGCAACGCAAACGTATTCGCAGCAGTTCCATCATTACATGCTGCATATATGGTTGTGGCACTATGTTATGCGATTGTCAATAAATGCAATAAATTTGTGATTATCCTGTTTGCCATCATCATGGCGGGAATTTGGGGAACAGCAGTTTACACCTCACATCACTATATTATAGATGTGACATTGGGAATCTGTTGCGCTCTTTTAGGAATCCTGCTTTTCGAAAAAGGATTGATGAAGACAGGCTGGTTCAAAAACTTCTTCAACCGATATTATAATTACATTAAATAA
- a CDS encoding metallophosphoesterase family protein gives MYKQTLPLFLCIFLSACDLIDYHPYDGRLTISERDINDHNIPLIEAATKDKDTIRFVLMGDTQRSYDETEDFVKHINTKKDSIDFIIHGGDYTEFGMKKEYEWTVNILSKLDIPYVGLIGNHDVIGNGDQVFNKLFGEENFSFIVRDVKFVCLNTNAIEYDYSHPVPDFGFLKEELQDSTRHYSRTIVAMHARPGSEQFDNNVKDVFQLYIREFPSLLFCLNAHNHQLQVEDLFDDGIIYYGCSNIAKRNYLLFTLTPDGYTYEIINF, from the coding sequence ATGTATAAACAAACTCTACCATTATTCCTATGCATATTCTTGTCTGCATGTGATCTGATCGATTACCATCCGTATGACGGCCGGCTCACCATTTCCGAACGCGATATCAACGACCACAACATCCCGCTTATCGAGGCAGCAACAAAAGATAAAGACACGATCCGCTTCGTCCTGATGGGCGATACCCAACGTAGCTACGACGAGACAGAAGATTTCGTAAAACATATCAATACTAAAAAAGACAGCATCGATTTCATCATACACGGAGGAGACTATACCGAGTTCGGCATGAAGAAAGAGTACGAGTGGACTGTCAATATCCTGTCGAAGCTCGATATCCCGTATGTCGGATTGATCGGTAACCATGACGTAATCGGCAATGGTGACCAGGTTTTCAACAAATTGTTCGGAGAAGAAAACTTTTCCTTTATCGTCCGGGACGTCAAATTCGTTTGCCTCAATACCAATGCGATCGAATACGACTACTCCCACCCTGTCCCTGATTTCGGTTTTCTGAAAGAAGAGCTGCAAGACAGTACCCGGCATTACAGCCGCACGATCGTCGCCATGCATGCACGTCCCGGAAGCGAACAGTTCGATAACAATGTAAAAGACGTATTTCAGCTATATATCCGTGAATTTCCCTCTTTGCTGTTTTGCCTGAACGCACATAACCATCAGTTACAGGTGGAAGACCTTTTTGACGATGGGATCATCTACTACGGCTGTAGCAATATAGCCAAACGTAACTACCTATTATTTACCCTAACCCCGGACGGCTACACGTATGAAATTATCAATTTTTAA